The DNA sequence GGTCATACGCATGGCATGCAATTTGGAATTGAAATTCCGGGATATTTTAAATGGAGTTTGGCAGAATACATCTATAAACAATGGGCTGGATTATATGAAAATGTAGGAAGGTATGTTTATGTTAACCGAGGTTTCGGTTTTCATGCTTATCCAGGCCGAGTAGGTATTATGCCTGAAATAACGGTGATTGAACTAAAAAAAGGGAAGAATGTGGCTTAATTCGTTAAAAATGCTACATTTGTATATAATTATCTCTTTTTAACAGAATAAAAAAGAATTAAATTTTTGGTTTTATGTCAAAATTTGGAGAACTTATAAATGCTCAAGTTCCAGTGTTGATTGATTTTTACACAGATTGGAACGAATCATCTGTATCGATGCATCCTGTTATTAAGGATGTTGCAGCTGCACTTGGCGATAAAGCCAAGGTAATTAAAATTGATGTGGATAAAAATCAGGAATTAGCAGAAGCACTACGTATAAAAGGACTTCCTACTTTAATGATTTACAAAGAAGGGCAAATGATTTGGAGACAATCAGGAGAACTTGATGCAAATACAATTATTGGAATTGTCCAGGAGCAATTTAATTTATAGAATACTACTCTTCTTATTTGTTATTATTTAGTGAATAATATCAAATTTATATCCATTTTCTTTTAAAAAATGTAAGGTTTTAGGTAACGCAAATTTTAAATTTTGCGATGCTTTTATGCTGTCATGAAATACAATGACGCTTCCTGATTTTACGTTTTTGGTAACGTTTTGAAGACATTTTTCCGGAGTAATGCTTTGATCGAAATCAGCGCTTAAAACATCCCACATAATTATTTTGTAGCCTAGCTTTCTTAGAATTTTAGATTGCGCTTTTTTTATCTTCCCGTAAGGAGGACGAAATATCAGGTTGCATGTTTTTTCTTCTTCGAGAACTGCAGCGCAATTCTGTACGTTCTGGATATAGTCGTTTGTATGGCTTTTCCAGCCATTAACGTGATTCATAGTGTGATTTCCGATAGAATGTCCTTCGGTGATTAGTTTTTCAAATAAAGATAAATTGGCTTTGATGTTTTTTCCGATACAGAAAAAAGTGGCTTTCGCATCAAATTTTTTCAATTCAGATAAAACCCAGTCTGTAACCTCTGGAGTTGGGCCATCATCAAAAGTGAGGTATATTTTCTTTTCTTTGTTTGGAATGTCCCAACAATATTTAGAAAATACCCTTTTAATGAATGAATTTGTTTTTACCCAATAAAAGCTCATCTTGAAAGGATTTAGTAGAGATATGTAAATTTAAAAAATGCAGCGCTATTTATCAAACAGTGCTGCATTTTTTTAATTGCTATATTTTTCGTATATTATTCTTTTTCTCGACCAAAACGTTCAAAAACGTTTACATAAGTATTGAATGTTACTTTATGCTTCTCGTAGAATGCTTTGTCGTTGTTTTTCTTCATAACTTCCAGTAAACTTCTGTAGCGTTCGATATCAGTAATAATATCCATTGCTAAGTCTGTTTGATCACCTGGAGTTAAGGTTGCATAATAATTTAAGTTCTCTCTGTATTTCTGAACTAGTTTATTAAGCAAATCATGTGCTTTTGCGGTTTCGTTAACTTTATAATATCCGTTAGCAAAAGGCTCAACTAACGAATAATATCCAAATTTATCCAAAGGCATTTTTGTTATTGCTAAATCGATAACATTTTTAGCTTTATCAATTTTACCTTCTTCGATAAGTTGATCCGTTAAACGCGATAAATTCGTGCGGTATGTTATGCTGTTTCTTCTGGTTTCAGGATCGTGATAAATGTTACCATTGCTATTGCCCCAATCCCATTTCATTACAATGTCGTACATTTTGTCAGCATCAATTTGTCCCATATCCATAGGTCCGCCATCTTTTGACGGAACATTTTTAATAGGAACTAATTTGTAGACCATTCCGTCTAATTGTAAATAGTTTTTCAACCAAAGATAATCTTCGTCATCAAAAGCTCCTCCACTAAAATAAATTGGTCTTTTCCAATTGTTATTAGCCAGGATATCCAACATCATTAAGCGGTTTTTGTACAAAGCGCTTCCTTTGATGTCAATATCGATATAAGGCACGATAGAGTCGTTGTATTTTGGATTTACAACTTTGTTTTTAATGATGGCGTTTTTATCAACGTTAATTCTAATTTTATTTGTTGGGTAAAAATGAATTGTTTGTCCGTTTTGTAATCCAACAGTAGATTTAGGGTTCTTGATGAAAGACATTAAATCTTTAATGTCCCAGCGAGTTTCGACTTTCTGGATATAAGCTACATAATCCAGTTTGTCTCCAACATATTCATCGTGTGTAAATGATATTGGCAATGGCTCAGATTCGTATGATTTCGCTTTCATTTGATCAATATACCAATCCGTCATAAATAAACTCGTATTTACGATTTTCACGTCGGTTCTGAAATGTTCAATTTCTTGTGCGTACCAGAGTGGGAAAGTATCATTATCACCAATGGTAAATAAAATAGCATCTTTATCACAAGAGTTTAGGTAAGCTTTTGCCATTGCAACTGCTGTATATTTTCCTGATCTGTCATGATCATCCCAGTTTTGAGATGCCATTAAAACAGGAGCTGCCAATAAACTTGCTGCAATAATAATTGGCCCGGCAATTTTTGGAGCAATATATTTCTGGATACTTTCATATAAAGAATAAACTCCAAAACCTATCCAGATGGCAAATACATAAAAGGATCCTACGAGTGCATAATCTCTTTCACGAGGTTCAAAAGGTCGTTCGTTCAAGTATATTTTTAATGCGATTCCGGTAAATAAGAATAATGCCAAAAGAACATAAAAACTTTTAAGGTCTTTATTCGCATGATACATTATTCCAATTAAGCCCAGGATAAATGGCAGGAAGAAATAAACGTTACGTCCTTTGTTGTTTAAAACATCAGATGGTAATTTATCCTGAGAACCAAGGTGTAAAGAATCAAGCGCTTTAATTCCGCTAATCCAGTTTCCGTCAAGATTATCATATTTTCCTTGAACATCACTTTGGCGTCCAACAAAATTCCACATCAAATATCTCCAGTACATATATCCAAATTGATATTCGAACATAAAACTGAAATTATCTGCTGTTGTAGGTTTTTCGATAATTAAATAATCGCCATAGCTTTTTAAGAATTTAACATAACCTTCGTTGTCGATTTGTTTTTGAGCATATGCGTGTCTAAATTCAGATACTGTTTTCTCAACTTCATTGCGCAATTGTGCAGTAGCTTTATTGTATTCTTCTTCACT is a window from the uncultured Flavobacterium sp. genome containing:
- a CDS encoding thioredoxin family protein — its product is MSKFGELINAQVPVLIDFYTDWNESSVSMHPVIKDVAAALGDKAKVIKIDVDKNQELAEALRIKGLPTLMIYKEGQMIWRQSGELDANTIIGIVQEQFNL
- a CDS encoding polysaccharide deacetylase family protein, with the protein product MSFYWVKTNSFIKRVFSKYCWDIPNKEKKIYLTFDDGPTPEVTDWVLSELKKFDAKATFFCIGKNIKANLSLFEKLITEGHSIGNHTMNHVNGWKSHTNDYIQNVQNCAAVLEEEKTCNLIFRPPYGKIKKAQSKILRKLGYKIIMWDVLSADFDQSITPEKCLQNVTKNVKSGSVIVFHDSIKASQNLKFALPKTLHFLKENGYKFDIIH
- a CDS encoding DUF2723 domain-containing protein — encoded protein: MAQFNFNKWNTIIGWFAFAIALITYTLTVEPTMSFWDCGEYIATAAKLEVGHPPGAPLFQMMGAFFAMFAIDAQHVAVMVNMMSVFSSAFTILFMFWSSSMILKKIVARFAEIDQNNSIVILGSSFVGALAYTFSDSFWFNAVEAEVYAMASLLIALLFWLGLRWEQDMDKPKGNKWLLIISLVIGLSFGVHFMALLTIPAIGFLYYFKHYEKVTIKNFIIANAVVIAILLFIFKLLLPLTMAFFGKTEIFMVNSMGLPFNSGTIFVALLFIAFFYFGLKYTKQKGLVFYNTIILCILFILIGFSTWLMLPVRANANTVINENKPSDATEVLAYYNREQYGVNPLFYGPQYTEVFAGLDAKNPYLDKKPNYERDYKTGKYIITNNYKNAEQNTDDNQKTILPRMWSTETGHIQNYISFTSPPTFKINPNYNYEDDLAKYGIDASQLSEEEYNKATAQLRNEVEKTVSEFRHAYAQKQIDNEGYVKFLKSYGDYLIIEKPTTADNFSFMFEYQFGYMYWRYLMWNFVGRQSDVQGKYDNLDGNWISGIKALDSLHLGSQDKLPSDVLNNKGRNVYFFLPFILGLIGIMYHANKDLKSFYVLLALFLFTGIALKIYLNERPFEPRERDYALVGSFYVFAIWIGFGVYSLYESIQKYIAPKIAGPIIIAASLLAAPVLMASQNWDDHDRSGKYTAVAMAKAYLNSCDKDAILFTIGDNDTFPLWYAQEIEHFRTDVKIVNTSLFMTDWYIDQMKAKSYESEPLPISFTHDEYVGDKLDYVAYIQKVETRWDIKDLMSFIKNPKSTVGLQNGQTIHFYPTNKIRINVDKNAIIKNKVVNPKYNDSIVPYIDIDIKGSALYKNRLMMLDILANNNWKRPIYFSGGAFDDEDYLWLKNYLQLDGMVYKLVPIKNVPSKDGGPMDMGQIDADKMYDIVMKWDWGNSNGNIYHDPETRRNSITYRTNLSRLTDQLIEEGKIDKAKNVIDLAITKMPLDKFGYYSLVEPFANGYYKVNETAKAHDLLNKLVQKYRENLNYYATLTPGDQTDLAMDIITDIERYRSLLEVMKKNNDKAFYEKHKVTFNTYVNVFERFGREKE